The Thiorhodovibrio frisius genome segment ACTCAGATCGCTCTGGTGATTGGCGGCGGCAATATCTTTCGCGGTGCCGGTTTGGCCGGCGCGGGCATGGACAGGGTCACCGCCGATCAGATGGGCATGCTTGCCACTGTGATGAATGCCCTGGCCATGCAGGACGCACTCGAGCGCATTGAGGTGCCAACCCGCGTGATGTCGGCGCTCAAAATCAACCAGGTGTGCGAGGACTACATCCGCCGGCGCGCGGTGGCCCACCTTGATGCCGGGCGGGTGGCGATTTTTGCCGCTGGTATTGGCAGTCCGTTCTTCACCACCGATTCGGCTGCCAGCCTGCGCGCCATTGAAATCGGTGCGGATCTGCTGATTAAGGCCACCAAGGTCGATGGCATTTATTCAGCCGACCCTGTGACGCATCCCGATGCGGTGCTGTATCCTCGACTCACTTACGATCAGGCCTTGCGCGAAAACCTCAAAGTGATGGACGCCACCGCCATTGTGCTGTGTCGCGACAACCAGGTGCCGCTGCGAGTGATGAACATTTACGAGCCGGGAGCGCTGGTGCGGGCCGCAGCCGGCGAGGATATTGGCTCCCTTGTAGAAAGTGAACCGGCAGAGAGCGAACCCAAAGAATGATCGACGACATCAAGCAAAATGCCGCTGAGCGCATGGCCAAGAGCGTCGAGGCGCTCGGTCATGAGTTGGCGAAAATTCGTACGGGCCGCGCCCATCCGTCGCTGCTCGATCATCTCAAGGTGTCCTACTACGGCTCCGAGGTGCCCATCTCGCAGGTGGCCAACGTCGCGGCAGAGGACGCCCGTACCCTGACGGTGACGCCTTGGGAGCGGAACATGGTGTCCGTGGTTGAAAAGGCCATTATCCAGTCCGATCTGGGCGTGAACCCTAACACCGCCGGCACAGTCATCCGCGTGCCCATGCCGCAGTTGACCGAAGAGCGCCGGCGCGACCTGCAGCGCATCGCCCGTCACGAGGCCGAGCAGGCAAAGGTGGCGGTGCGCAACATCCGCCGAGACGCCAACAACGACCTCAAAGAACTGGTCAAGGAAAAGCTCATCTCCGAGGACGACGAACACCGTGGTCAGGAAATCGTGCAAAAGCTGACGGATCAGCACGTCAAGGAAGTCGATCAAGTCCTGGAGCGCAAAGAAGCCGACCTGATGGCGATCTGATGACTCCGAGTTCCTCCTGGGAGTTGTTGCCGGAACCTTCCTCGACATCGCCGCCAGCGCGGGCGGCAGGACTAGACGTCGGTCAGAGTCAAGGGTCTGCTTCGGGTCGCGAACCGAAGGTACCATCTCCGGGTTTGCCAACGCATGTGGCGATTGTCATGGATGGCAATGGCCGTTGGGCCCGCCAGCGCGGTTTGCCGCGCACCGCTGGGCACAGGGCTGGTGCGAAAAGTGTGCGCGCGGTTGTGGAGGAATGCCTGCGCCGGG includes the following:
- the pyrH gene encoding UMP kinase, translated to MPHRRILLKLSGEALLGDAPCGIDPAVLNRIAAEVAEVLAAGTQIALVIGGGNIFRGAGLAGAGMDRVTADQMGMLATVMNALAMQDALERIEVPTRVMSALKINQVCEDYIRRRAVAHLDAGRVAIFAAGIGSPFFTTDSAASLRAIEIGADLLIKATKVDGIYSADPVTHPDAVLYPRLTYDQALRENLKVMDATAIVLCRDNQVPLRVMNIYEPGALVRAAAGEDIGSLVESEPAESEPKE
- the frr gene encoding ribosome recycling factor; this translates as MIDDIKQNAAERMAKSVEALGHELAKIRTGRAHPSLLDHLKVSYYGSEVPISQVANVAAEDARTLTVTPWERNMVSVVEKAIIQSDLGVNPNTAGTVIRVPMPQLTEERRRDLQRIARHEAEQAKVAVRNIRRDANNDLKELVKEKLISEDDEHRGQEIVQKLTDQHVKEVDQVLERKEADLMAI